A single window of Neisseria chenwenguii DNA harbors:
- the nudB gene encoding dihydroneopterin triphosphate diphosphatase yields MGKPLKYPVSALVVLHDGAGNILLIERTAPQGFWQSVTGSLEPGETIAETARREVREETGIKLSDGQLLDWHESTVYEIYHHWRHRYPAGVFENREHIFSARIGRDTPIRLRPEEHVRYGWFPAAVAAEKVFSPSNKRAILELGKHR; encoded by the coding sequence ATGGGCAAACCGCTGAAATACCCCGTTTCCGCCCTCGTCGTTTTACACGACGGCGCGGGCAATATCCTCCTCATCGAGCGCACCGCCCCGCAAGGTTTCTGGCAATCCGTTACCGGCAGTCTCGAGCCCGGCGAAACCATTGCCGAAACCGCCCGCCGCGAAGTCCGGGAAGAAACCGGCATCAAACTTTCAGACGGCCAATTGCTCGACTGGCACGAATCCACCGTTTACGAAATCTACCACCACTGGCGCCACCGCTATCCCGCAGGCGTTTTCGAAAACCGAGAACACATCTTCTCCGCCCGCATCGGCCGCGACACCCCCATCCGCCTCCGACCCGAAGAACACGTCCGCTACGGCTGGTTTCCCGCTGCCGTCGCCGCCGAAAAAGTTTTTTCCCCGTCCAACAAACGCGCGATTTTGGAATTGGGCAAACACCGATAA
- a CDS encoding inorganic diphosphatase: protein MADFNKILTPGDVDGGIINVVNEIPQGSNHKIEWNRKLGAFQLDRVEPAIFAKPTNYGFIPQTLDEDGDELDVLLITDQPLATGIFLEAKVIGVMKFVDDGEVDDKIVCVPADDRNNGNAYDSLADLPAQLIKQIEFHFNNYKALKKLGSTQVTKWGDVAEAKEVIKESIERWNKQA, encoded by the coding sequence ATGGCAGACTTCAACAAAATCCTCACACCCGGCGACGTGGACGGCGGCATCATCAACGTCGTGAACGAAATCCCGCAAGGCAGCAACCACAAAATCGAATGGAACCGAAAACTCGGCGCCTTCCAACTCGACCGCGTCGAGCCCGCGATTTTCGCCAAACCCACCAACTACGGCTTCATCCCGCAAACCCTCGACGAAGACGGCGACGAGCTCGACGTTTTGCTGATTACCGATCAGCCCCTGGCCACCGGCATCTTCCTCGAAGCCAAAGTCATCGGCGTAATGAAATTCGTGGACGACGGCGAAGTTGACGACAAAATCGTCTGCGTTCCGGCCGACGACCGCAACAACGGCAACGCCTACGACAGCCTCGCCGACCTGCCCGCGCAGCTCATCAAACAAATCGAATTCCACTTCAACAACTACAAAGCCCTGAAAAAACTCGGTTCGACCCAGGTCACCAAATGGGGCGACGTTGCCGAAGCCAAAGAAGTCATCAAAGAATCCATCGAACGCTGGAACAAACAAGCCTGA
- the yciA gene encoding acyl-CoA thioester hydrolase YciA, which produces MTQTTDIPTRPQGELLLRTVAMPSDTNPNQDIFGGWIMSQMDLGGGILAAEIAQGRIATVAVQEMSFIRPVKVGNVVCCYGRCVRVGNTSLQLKIEVWVKPLMNDHLHEDRLLVTEAVFTYVAIDAQGNPRQIPKENNPKLTGLA; this is translated from the coding sequence ATGACCCAAACCACCGACATTCCCACCCGCCCGCAAGGCGAACTGCTGTTGCGCACCGTCGCCATGCCCTCCGACACCAATCCCAACCAAGACATTTTCGGCGGCTGGATTATGTCGCAAATGGATTTGGGCGGCGGCATCCTCGCCGCCGAAATCGCACAAGGGCGGATTGCTACCGTTGCCGTGCAGGAAATGAGCTTTATCCGCCCCGTCAAAGTCGGCAACGTCGTCTGCTGTTACGGCCGCTGCGTGCGCGTCGGCAACACCTCGCTGCAACTGAAAATCGAAGTATGGGTCAAACCGCTGATGAACGACCACCTCCACGAAGACCGCCTGCTGGTCACAGAAGCCGTGTTTACCTACGTCGCCATCGACGCACAAGGCAACCCGCGCCAGATTCCCAAAGAAAACAATCCCAAACTCACCGGATTGGCATAA
- a CDS encoding MmcQ/YjbR family DNA-binding protein produces the protein MNQAALFSGIAERYGAEPQYLWAKYPDYAVFRHAGGKRKWFAVYLPVPAEKIGRKGGAVPLLNLKCPPETVGALRQMRGFLSAYHMNKEHWVSAVLGEADDELIWPLIAESRRLTEK, from the coding sequence ATGAACCAAGCCGCCCTCTTTTCAGGCATTGCCGAACGCTACGGCGCCGAGCCGCAGTATCTGTGGGCAAAATACCCCGACTACGCCGTCTTCCGCCATGCGGGAGGCAAACGCAAATGGTTTGCCGTTTACCTGCCCGTTCCTGCCGAAAAAATCGGCCGCAAAGGCGGCGCCGTGCCGCTGCTCAACCTCAAATGCCCGCCCGAAACCGTCGGCGCCCTGCGCCAAATGCGCGGCTTCCTGTCCGCCTACCATATGAACAAAGAACATTGGGTCAGCGCGGTATTGGGCGAAGCCGATGACGAGCTGATTTGGCCGCTGATTGCGGAAAGCCGCAGGTTGACGGAAAAATAA
- a CDS encoding PACE efflux transporter produces the protein MTFRERIVHMLLFELGALTVGTLAVLLAGYDDTASAAAMNIIMSLTAMLWNFAFNWGFDKIFTGRRETRSWGVRLLQTLAFEGGLLLFTVPVVAYFLQLGWWAALLADLGLSLLIVVYSLAFNWIFDHARARYRRVRGLD, from the coding sequence ATGACTTTCCGCGAACGCATCGTCCATATGCTGCTTTTCGAACTCGGCGCACTGACCGTCGGCACGCTGGCGGTGTTGCTGGCCGGCTACGACGACACGGCTTCGGCGGCAGCGATGAACATCATCATGTCGCTGACGGCGATGCTGTGGAATTTCGCGTTCAACTGGGGTTTCGACAAAATCTTCACCGGCCGCCGCGAAACACGAAGCTGGGGCGTGCGCCTGTTGCAGACGCTGGCGTTTGAGGGCGGGCTGCTGCTGTTTACCGTGCCTGTTGTGGCGTATTTCCTGCAACTGGGCTGGTGGGCAGCGCTGTTGGCGGACTTGGGCTTGTCGCTGCTGATTGTGGTCTATTCGCTGGCGTTCAACTGGATTTTTGATCATGCGCGGGCGCGCTACCGCAGGGTTCGGGGGCTGGATTGA
- the corA gene encoding magnesium/cobalt transporter CorA, translating into MNTDNQQHIPDQTLLRSDTADAPACAVHQTLYSAGSFAQYDYPAGAGLPEIRAAATGETNWLHFVGVNDAALLRHALAPYGIHDLVVEDILSRKQRPKIEDYGSYIFIAAQVFHYTGNRLHYDQVYLIVGQNFLLSFQQKPLGLFSRLRERMGANPQDMLHKNTAFLAYCLLDRIVDDYFVVLEEFNNRVETIDKALFKDNTRGDILGRIHRLKRDAVRLRRTLLPLRDIFYRLAMRDEFAVFKDSALYLRDVYDHTMQLIESLDASRDMVFSMMDVFLSFQSNRMNQQMRVLTVITIIFMPLTVLTGIYGMNFDYMPELRWHYGYFMLLGLMALIIAGLLVYFYKRKWL; encoded by the coding sequence ATGAATACCGATAACCAGCAACACATTCCCGACCAAACCCTGCTGCGCAGCGATACCGCCGACGCGCCGGCCTGCGCGGTTCACCAGACGCTTTATTCCGCCGGCTCGTTTGCGCAATATGATTACCCCGCCGGCGCCGGTCTGCCCGAAATCCGCGCCGCCGCGACGGGCGAAACCAACTGGCTGCACTTTGTCGGCGTCAACGATGCCGCGCTGTTGCGCCACGCGCTGGCGCCTTACGGCATTCATGATTTGGTTGTTGAGGATATTTTGAGCCGCAAACAGCGGCCGAAAATCGAGGATTACGGCAGCTACATTTTTATCGCCGCGCAGGTGTTTCACTACACGGGCAACCGCCTGCATTACGATCAGGTTTATCTGATTGTCGGGCAGAATTTTCTGCTGTCGTTCCAGCAGAAACCGCTCGGCCTTTTCAGCAGATTGCGCGAACGCATGGGCGCAAATCCGCAGGATATGCTGCACAAAAACACGGCATTTCTCGCTTATTGCCTGCTCGACCGTATCGTTGACGACTATTTTGTCGTTTTGGAAGAGTTTAACAACCGTGTGGAAACGATTGATAAAGCGCTGTTTAAAGACAACACGCGCGGCGACATTCTCGGCCGAATCCACCGCCTCAAACGCGACGCCGTACGCCTGCGCCGCACGCTGCTGCCGCTGCGCGATATTTTCTACCGCCTCGCCATGCGCGACGAATTTGCGGTATTCAAAGATTCGGCGCTGTATCTGCGCGATGTTTACGACCATACGATGCAGCTGATTGAATCGCTGGACGCCTCGCGCGACATGGTATTCAGCATGATGGACGTGTTTTTGTCGTTCCAATCCAACCGCATGAACCAGCAAATGCGGGTGTTGACCGTCATTACAATTATTTTCATGCCGCTGACGGTTTTGACCGGCATCTACGGCATGAATTTCGACTACATGCCCGAACTGCGCTGGCATTACGGCTATTTCATGCTACTCGGCCTGATGGCCTTGATTATCGCAGGGCTGCTGGTTTATTTTTACAAACGGAAATGGCTGTAA
- a CDS encoding YidB family protein — MALMDTLLNVASQAMGNGAQGSMAEIARDLVQQQGGLGNLMGKLQQGGLGDALGSWVSTEQSNMPVSGSDLQNALGSDVIGSIAQKFGVDSNQAGDLLAQVLPNLVDSATPNGNAQEADGFGLDDIAGMLMKHLTK, encoded by the coding sequence ATGGCATTAATGGATACATTGTTGAACGTCGCTTCGCAGGCAATGGGCAACGGCGCGCAAGGTTCGATGGCGGAAATCGCCCGCGATCTGGTGCAGCAGCAGGGCGGTTTGGGTAACCTGATGGGCAAACTCCAGCAGGGCGGTTTGGGCGATGCGCTGGGCAGCTGGGTTTCGACCGAGCAAAGCAATATGCCTGTGTCCGGCAGCGATCTGCAAAACGCGCTGGGCAGTGATGTGATCGGTTCGATCGCGCAAAAATTCGGTGTGGACAGCAATCAGGCCGGCGATCTGCTGGCGCAGGTTCTGCCGAATCTGGTGGACAGCGCCACGCCCAACGGCAACGCGCAGGAAGCCGACGGCTTCGGTTTGGACGACATCGCCGGTATGCTGATGAAACATCTGACCAAATAA
- a CDS encoding monovalent cation:proton antiporter-2 (CPA2) family protein produces the protein MAAEHAGGLIQVVALLGAAVVAVPLFKRLGLGSVLGYLVAGVAIGPFGAGLFNDTQAVLQIAELGVVIFLFVIGLEMKPAQLWHLRKQIFGVGALQVGVALAALTAVITAAGYPWKTALVGAAGFVLTSTAVVMSALGERNMLSGKNGQSMVSVLLFEDLMIVPLLALIPMLSPNQAESTKPLWQAVGTPLLCLAAVVFAGLYLLNPLFRLLARFKAREVMTAAALFVVLGSALLMETGGLSMAMGAFVAGVLLSESSFRHQLEADVEPFRGLLLGLFFLAVGMSLDLKVVWENWQTVLLGVLVLVDAAFICIYAVARLTKSSHQEALERAAMMALGGEFAFVLYGAAVQQGVIDSGFNAQMTAVIVLSMALNPLLVMAADKFLSVRKEERPADEIDEQHPVILVGMGRFGQIVRQVLSAAGYRLTIIDLDEELVSGFSNVLDIKTYFGDASRPELLVNAGIEKAELLIVAIDDPEKSLQIIGFARSINPDIKIVARAYDRMHTYRLYEKGVEEIVRETFDSAVRSSKAALRQLGMPAALVEEVGSLYFKLNRTGMERAAVLYDPDIPSFTNQALIDEVKRQNRYEYETVQELIGRYKMDNQADGDS, from the coding sequence ATGGCAGCGGAACACGCGGGCGGACTGATTCAGGTGGTTGCCCTTTTGGGTGCGGCGGTTGTCGCCGTACCGCTTTTCAAACGGCTGGGACTGGGATCGGTTTTGGGCTATTTGGTGGCGGGCGTCGCCATCGGCCCGTTTGGTGCCGGGCTGTTTAACGATACGCAGGCGGTTTTGCAGATCGCGGAATTAGGCGTGGTCATTTTTCTGTTTGTCATCGGCTTGGAGATGAAACCTGCACAACTCTGGCATCTGCGCAAACAGATTTTCGGTGTCGGCGCGTTGCAGGTCGGCGTTGCGCTGGCAGCGCTGACGGCGGTCATTACGGCAGCAGGATATCCGTGGAAAACGGCGCTGGTCGGCGCGGCGGGTTTTGTGCTGACTTCGACGGCGGTCGTGATGTCTGCGTTGGGCGAACGCAATATGCTGTCGGGTAAAAACGGCCAAAGCATGGTGTCGGTATTGCTGTTTGAAGATTTGATGATTGTGCCGCTTTTGGCGCTGATTCCGATGCTCTCGCCGAATCAGGCGGAAAGTACCAAACCGCTGTGGCAGGCGGTCGGAACGCCGCTGCTTTGTCTGGCGGCCGTTGTGTTTGCCGGACTGTACCTGCTCAATCCGCTGTTCCGCCTGCTGGCACGTTTCAAGGCGCGCGAAGTCATGACGGCGGCGGCGCTGTTTGTAGTACTCGGTTCGGCGCTTTTGATGGAAACGGGCGGGTTGTCGATGGCGATGGGCGCTTTCGTCGCAGGCGTGCTGCTTTCTGAATCGAGCTTCCGGCACCAGCTTGAAGCCGATGTCGAACCGTTCCGCGGCTTGCTGTTGGGCCTGTTTTTTCTGGCCGTCGGTATGTCTTTGGATTTAAAGGTGGTTTGGGAAAACTGGCAGACTGTCCTGCTCGGCGTATTGGTTTTGGTTGACGCCGCGTTTATCTGCATTTACGCGGTGGCGCGGTTGACCAAATCGTCGCATCAGGAGGCTTTGGAACGCGCCGCCATGATGGCTTTGGGCGGGGAGTTTGCGTTTGTCCTGTATGGTGCGGCCGTGCAGCAGGGCGTAATCGACAGCGGATTCAATGCGCAGATGACGGCGGTTATCGTCTTGTCGATGGCGCTGAACCCCCTGCTGGTGATGGCGGCGGACAAATTTCTCAGCGTCAGAAAAGAAGAACGCCCTGCCGATGAAATTGATGAGCAGCATCCCGTTATTCTCGTCGGCATGGGCCGCTTCGGACAAATCGTGCGCCAAGTATTGAGTGCCGCAGGCTACCGGCTGACCATCATCGATTTGGACGAGGAGCTTGTCAGCGGCTTCAGCAACGTCTTGGACATCAAAACCTACTTCGGCGACGCTTCCCGCCCCGAGTTGTTGGTCAACGCGGGCATCGAAAAGGCCGAACTACTGATTGTCGCCATCGACGACCCCGAGAAATCCTTGCAGATTATCGGTTTTGCCAGAAGTATCAATCCGGACATCAAAATCGTCGCACGCGCTTACGATCGGATGCATACTTACAGGCTGTATGAAAAAGGTGTGGAAGAAATCGTGCGCGAAACCTTCGACTCCGCCGTGCGCAGCAGCAAAGCCGCCCTGCGGCAGCTCGGCATGCCGGCCGCGCTGGTCGAAGAAGTCGGCAGTCTGTATTTCAAACTCAACCGCACCGGTATGGAACGTGCCGCCGTTCTTTACGATCCCGATATTCCGTCGTTTACCAATCAGGCGCTGATAGACGAAGTCAAACGGCAAAACCGGTACGAATACGAAACCGTTCAGGAGCTGATCGGACGTTATAAGATGGACAACCAAGCCGACGGAGACAGTTAG
- the upp gene encoding uracil phosphoribosyltransferase: protein MNVTIIDHPLVKHKLTLMREADCSTYKFRTLTTELARLMAYEASRDFDTEKYIIDGWCGSIEGDRIKGKTLTVVPILRAGLGMLDGVLDLIPTAKISVVGLQRDEETLKPVSYFEKFVDSMDQRPALIIDPMLATGGSMVATIDLLKSKGCTNIKALVLVAAPEGVKLVNEAHPDVTIYTAALDSHLNEHGYIIPGLGDAGDKIFGTR from the coding sequence ATGAACGTTACCATCATCGACCACCCCCTGGTCAAACACAAGCTGACCCTGATGCGCGAAGCGGATTGCAGCACCTACAAATTCCGCACCCTGACCACCGAACTCGCCCGCCTGATGGCCTATGAAGCCAGCCGCGATTTCGATACCGAAAAATACATTATCGACGGCTGGTGCGGCAGCATCGAAGGCGACCGCATCAAAGGCAAAACCCTGACCGTTGTCCCGATTCTGCGTGCCGGTTTGGGCATGCTCGACGGCGTATTAGACCTGATTCCGACCGCCAAAATCAGTGTCGTCGGCCTCCAGCGTGACGAAGAAACGCTCAAACCTGTTTCCTATTTTGAAAAATTCGTCGACAGCATGGATCAGCGCCCTGCCCTGATTATCGACCCCATGCTGGCAACAGGCGGCTCGATGGTTGCCACCATCGACCTCTTGAAATCCAAAGGCTGCACCAACATCAAAGCCCTTGTCCTCGTCGCCGCGCCCGAAGGCGTGAAGCTCGTCAACGAAGCCCACCCCGACGTCACCATCTACACCGCCGCACTCGACAGCCACCTCAACGAACACGGCTACATCATCCCCGGCTTGGGCGATGCGGGCGATAAGATTTTCGGCACACGCTGA
- a CDS encoding DUF2322 family protein has product MSFQDSLAAMPAIDHLSGLDVSDAEGNVLRHIPAAPGKLGSLKLYNALAQEFDGKLNAAAAERGLQLFAEHVADAEANPGKHPNIDLLFKVKAENSVLLLKPLQA; this is encoded by the coding sequence ATGAGTTTTCAAGACAGCCTCGCCGCCATGCCCGCCATCGACCATTTGAGCGGTCTTGACGTCAGCGATGCCGAGGGCAACGTACTCCGCCACATCCCCGCCGCGCCGGGAAAGCTCGGCTCGCTCAAACTCTACAACGCGCTGGCACAGGAATTCGACGGCAAACTCAATGCTGCCGCAGCCGAGCGCGGTTTGCAGCTTTTTGCCGAACACGTTGCCGATGCCGAAGCCAACCCGGGCAAACATCCGAATATCGATTTGCTGTTTAAAGTCAAAGCGGAAAACAGCGTTTTGCTGTTGAAACCTTTGCAGGCGTAA
- a CDS encoding M16 family metallopeptidase: MKPAALALLLSFSFSAPAYAAETVYATGRLANGFSYHIFKVPSAGKKLVTRLNVGVGAADENAGEEGIAHITEHMVFQPSPQNPEGLSKQLMRGGWVMGGHFNARTTYNDTRYMLTPPRGVKQLGEVLQVYRQILEPKAFAEGDWAKEKQVVLSEWRQQQTLQNRLNRRRHELTYKGARQGRYAPIGRLEAIQGASMKTASDFHKRWYAGNNAVLVVAGDVSIDRTVAEVQQIFGSLPAKELATRKAEEYEPVLQNGWHVGEIRDQDNTDSKLSLVFRFRKQPAQAYEEQSYQRLLDNFAAYIVNRRIGRSGQAVELKMDTLGRNTGALVLHSETAPEQQAEMLEVLRSLRQDILDNPATNEELAEYRKAVHSNLLPQAAALPDNLDKIVGMADDTLLAGLPLPTADIRTADRSQLYRINAKAVNQRIADWFNAPDKMIQVQPAAAEKIGLPALSKLDEAVKRPSENTADTSRAAPEFAESPAGKITAERRDAATDTLYLRLGNGDTATIRRLDAAGRKIHFKAVSRSGWFGGSGNVRYNRLSADVVSRAAPQGMSRTAFNQWKQQAGIAKYSLRLDGYHQTTDAQALEGALQPLLQLYRQYQTAPGFGGLGQAAKREEAAFKVAQNTKAAKLRQMQEEMRYGRSLMPSENPFAAIDEAALKRQWQQLAAAPTDYYFVSSLPSETVKQAVLQYLASIPRQTAATSVQPLQTGRHWQQAAAGRTDGAEIQAVSWQPLDAPNAATLSEIRLLNHFANARLKEELRSRNQSVYSVKFEAVPNFSQKRIETTLTFNTAANEAQSAWQAAQKVLHNLPDSIGFSQAAAMRKLAENLAERRKRSPDAMLDYMAAMGNSDGLSVPEFSRSSLRETAKLLWSAQNEQVLAVMPEGAGE, from the coding sequence ATGAAACCTGCCGCGCTCGCGCTTCTTCTTTCCTTCTCTTTCTCTGCCCCCGCCTATGCCGCCGAAACGGTTTACGCCACGGGCAGGCTCGCCAACGGCTTTTCCTACCACATTTTCAAAGTTCCTTCCGCAGGCAAAAAACTGGTGACGCGCTTAAACGTCGGCGTGGGCGCGGCCGATGAAAACGCGGGCGAGGAGGGCATTGCGCACATCACCGAGCATATGGTGTTCCAACCGTCGCCGCAAAATCCCGAGGGCTTGTCGAAACAGCTGATGCGCGGCGGCTGGGTGATGGGCGGGCATTTCAACGCGCGCACAACCTATAACGACACGCGTTATATGCTCACGCCGCCGCGGGGCGTGAAGCAGCTTGGCGAGGTGTTGCAGGTTTACCGGCAGATTCTCGAGCCCAAAGCGTTTGCCGAGGGCGACTGGGCGAAGGAAAAACAGGTGGTATTGAGCGAATGGCGCCAGCAGCAGACGCTGCAAAACCGCCTCAACCGCCGCCGCCACGAGCTGACCTACAAAGGCGCGCGGCAGGGGCGTTATGCGCCCATCGGGCGGCTGGAGGCGATTCAGGGCGCGAGCATGAAAACAGCGTCGGATTTCCACAAACGTTGGTATGCGGGCAATAACGCGGTTTTGGTGGTGGCGGGTGATGTCAGCATAGACCGAACCGTCGCCGAGGTGCAGCAGATTTTCGGCAGCCTGCCGGCGAAAGAATTGGCCACGCGCAAGGCGGAGGAATACGAACCGGTTTTGCAAAACGGCTGGCACGTCGGCGAAATCCGCGACCAAGACAATACCGACAGCAAACTTTCGCTGGTGTTCCGCTTCCGCAAGCAGCCCGCGCAGGCGTATGAGGAACAATCCTACCAACGGCTTTTGGACAATTTCGCCGCTTATATCGTCAACCGCCGTATCGGTCGCTCGGGGCAGGCGGTGGAATTGAAAATGGATACGCTGGGGCGCAATACCGGCGCGCTGGTTCTGCATTCCGAAACCGCGCCCGAACAGCAGGCGGAGATGCTGGAAGTGTTGCGCAGCCTACGCCAAGACATCCTCGATAATCCCGCCACCAACGAAGAGCTGGCGGAATACCGCAAAGCGGTGCACAGCAATCTGCTGCCGCAAGCCGCCGCGCTGCCCGACAACCTCGATAAAATCGTCGGTATGGCCGACGACACGCTGTTGGCCGGCCTGCCGCTGCCGACCGCCGACATCCGCACCGCCGACCGCAGCCAGCTCTACCGCATCAACGCCAAAGCCGTAAATCAGCGCATTGCCGACTGGTTCAACGCGCCCGACAAAATGATTCAGGTGCAGCCCGCCGCCGCTGAAAAAATCGGCCTGCCGGCTTTGTCGAAACTCGACGAAGCTGTCAAAAGGCCGTCTGAAAACACCGCAGACACAAGCCGTGCTGCGCCAGAGTTTGCCGAATCGCCGGCGGGCAAAATCACCGCCGAACGCCGCGATGCCGCCACCGATACGCTCTATCTGCGTTTGGGTAACGGCGACACCGCTACCATCAGGCGCTTGGATGCGGCGGGCAGGAAAATCCATTTCAAAGCTGTCTCGCGCAGCGGCTGGTTCGGTGGTTCGGGCAACGTCCGCTACAACCGCCTCTCCGCCGACGTCGTTTCCCGTGCCGCGCCGCAAGGCATGAGCCGGACTGCGTTCAACCAATGGAAACAGCAGGCCGGCATCGCCAAATACAGCCTGCGCCTCGACGGTTATCATCAAACCACCGATGCGCAGGCGCTGGAGGGTGCGTTGCAGCCGCTGTTGCAGCTTTACCGCCAATACCAGACCGCGCCCGGTTTCGGCGGCCTAGGGCAGGCTGCCAAGCGCGAAGAGGCCGCGTTTAAAGTGGCGCAAAACACCAAAGCAGCCAAGTTGCGCCAAATGCAGGAAGAAATGCGCTACGGCCGCAGCCTGATGCCGTCTGAAAATCCGTTTGCCGCCATTGACGAAGCCGCGCTCAAGCGCCAATGGCAGCAGCTTGCCGCCGCGCCAACCGACTATTATTTCGTCAGCAGCCTGCCGTCTGAAACCGTCAAACAGGCTGTGCTGCAATATCTGGCTTCCATTCCCCGCCAAACCGCCGCAACGTCCGTCCAGCCGCTGCAAACAGGCCGCCACTGGCAGCAGGCCGCCGCAGGGCGCACCGATGGCGCAGAAATCCAAGCCGTTTCATGGCAGCCGCTTGACGCCCCCAACGCCGCGACTTTGTCGGAAATCAGGCTGCTCAACCATTTCGCCAACGCCCGCCTGAAAGAAGAACTGCGCAGCCGCAACCAAAGCGTGTACAGCGTCAAATTCGAGGCCGTGCCCAATTTCAGCCAAAAACGCATCGAAACCACGCTGACGTTCAACACCGCCGCCAACGAAGCGCAAAGCGCATGGCAGGCCGCGCAAAAAGTGTTGCACAACCTGCCAGACAGTATCGGTTTCAGCCAGGCCGCCGCCATGCGCAAACTCGCCGAAAACCTTGCCGAACGCCGCAAACGCAGCCCCGACGCCATGCTCGACTACATGGCGGCGATGGGAAATTCAGACGGCCTCAGCGTTCCCGAATTCAGCCGCAGCAGCCTGCGCGAAACGGCAAAATTATTATGGTCGGCGCAGAATGAACAGGTGTTGGCGGTGATGCCGGAAGGGGCAGGGGAATAA
- a CDS encoding GNAT family N-acetyltransferase, producing the protein MNWHNKPFDSLSVCELFEIYKARMAVFVVEQNCAYPEVDDKDLNARHFFAESGGRIAACCRIIPENGAVRVGRVLVAQTARGGGSGRDLMRRALEFARAEYKGWPVLLQARFICAIFTLLWGLRRCRANIWKTAFRILIWRWCRLKKQYSEIKLRWLRPGSKGTIH; encoded by the coding sequence GTGAATTGGCACAACAAACCGTTCGACTCGCTGAGCGTGTGCGAACTTTTTGAAATCTATAAAGCGCGCATGGCGGTGTTTGTGGTCGAGCAAAACTGCGCTTATCCCGAAGTTGACGATAAGGATTTGAACGCACGGCATTTTTTCGCCGAATCGGGCGGGAGGATTGCCGCTTGCTGCCGCATTATTCCCGAAAACGGCGCGGTCAGAGTCGGCCGCGTTTTGGTTGCGCAAACGGCGCGGGGCGGCGGTTCGGGCAGGGATTTGATGCGGCGCGCGCTGGAATTTGCGCGCGCGGAATATAAGGGTTGGCCCGTTTTGCTTCAGGCACGCTTTATCTGCGCGATTTTTACGCTTCTCTGGGGTTTGCGGCGGTGTCGGGCGAATATTTGGAAGACGGCATTCCGCATATTGATATGGCGTTGGTGCCGTCTGAAAAAACAGTATAGTGAAATAAAACTTCGTTGGCTGCGGCCGGGCTCAAAGGGGACGATTCACTAA
- the aroD gene encoding type I 3-dehydroquinate dehydratase, which yields MNTVTIRNIELGAGLPKIAVPLVAEDADGLMQAVAALQGVGFDIVEFRADFLKQAADADYVLAQTAAVRAALPGTPLLFTFRRAAEGGACPCGDDYYFALVNRVIESGLADIIDIELFAGDEAVGAAVKAARAKGIAALLCNHDFDKTPPKAEITGRLKKMEALGADICKIAVMPQSAADVVTLLDATQEVFQTASQPIVTMSMGKLGVISRLAGQTFGSVMTFGAVGKASAPGQIGADDLRGILEILG from the coding sequence GTGAATACAGTCACAATCCGCAACATCGAATTGGGCGCCGGCCTCCCGAAAATCGCCGTGCCGCTGGTGGCGGAAGATGCAGACGGCCTGATGCAGGCAGTGGCCGCTTTGCAGGGCGTCGGTTTCGATATTGTCGAGTTTCGCGCCGACTTTTTGAAACAGGCCGCCGACGCGGATTATGTGTTGGCGCAAACCGCTGCCGTGCGCGCCGCGCTGCCTGGTACGCCGCTTTTGTTTACCTTCCGCCGCGCAGCCGAGGGAGGCGCCTGCCCGTGTGGCGACGACTATTATTTTGCGTTGGTCAACCGCGTGATCGAATCGGGTTTGGCCGACATCATCGACATCGAACTTTTTGCAGGCGACGAAGCCGTCGGCGCGGCGGTGAAAGCGGCGAGAGCCAAAGGCATCGCGGCTTTGCTCTGCAACCATGATTTCGATAAAACGCCGCCGAAAGCGGAAATCACAGGCCGTCTGAAAAAAATGGAAGCGCTGGGCGCAGATATCTGCAAAATCGCTGTTATGCCGCAGTCGGCAGCGGACGTAGTTACACTTTTAGATGCGACGCAGGAAGTTTTTCAGACGGCCTCACAGCCGATTGTGACCATGTCTATGGGCAAACTCGGTGTCATCAGCCGTCTGGCAGGACAGACTTTCGGCTCGGTAATGACCTTCGGTGCAGTCGGCAAGGCATCAGCACCCGGACAAATCGGGGCGGACGATTTGCGCGGGATTTTGGAAATTTTGGGTTGA